A genomic window from Dictyoglomus sp. NZ13-RE01 includes:
- a CDS encoding DUF47 domain-containing protein — protein sequence MAEDRWKKIWEDLKPQIGSFAKKAGDAITDLAKTLGKESVKLAKIAGLKAEILSLEGDKREYLRRLGEEIYKGYKEGRDLTKEEIQKFIEEIEKIEKSIDEKQEEIKKIAEEEKLEPEDVEKIPPSQDE from the coding sequence ATGGCGGAGGATAGATGGAAAAAAATTTGGGAAGATTTGAAACCACAAATTGGCTCCTTTGCTAAAAAGGCAGGAGATGCCATTACAGATCTTGCAAAAACCTTGGGGAAGGAATCTGTAAAACTGGCAAAGATTGCGGGCTTGAAAGCGGAAATCTTGTCCTTAGAAGGAGATAAAAGGGAGTATTTAAGAAGGCTTGGAGAGGAGATTTATAAGGGTTATAAAGAGGGTAGAGATTTGACAAAGGAAGAGATACAAAAGTTTATTGAGGAGATTGAGAAAATAGAAAAAAGTATTGATGAAAAACAGGAAGAAATAAAGAAAATTGCAGAGGAAGAAAAATTAGAGCCTGAGGATGTAGAGAAAATCCCTCCATCTCAGGATGAGTAA